The Periplaneta americana isolate PAMFEO1 chromosome 2, P.americana_PAMFEO1_priV1, whole genome shotgun sequence genome has a window encoding:
- the LOC138694679 gene encoding cytochrome P450 4C1-like, which translates to MLSLIVALVLAIFLLLVILAIVFPYDYTWMFRKADSKKIEMIPGPKPMPLFGNILLFNVPAHQLLNVLLRLHKEYSSTFRIWVMGFPEVFITDPDDIEIILSSRSHITKSLDYNLLQPWLGTGLLTSSGDKWQSHRKILTPAFHFKILEEYVQVFNSNSRVLIQKLQENVGKPFVDISSYVTMCTLDIICETAMGITVNAQTGGQTDYIKAVKRMSELVVHRQTAPWLHRRSVFKLTPSGREQGRVLKKLHGFTEQVIKERRAEYRAGINRFSVVNNGSYENSGKRKHMTFLDLLIEVSEKEGLLSDTDIREEVDTFMFEGHDTTSAAISWALFTLGSHPEIQENVIRELGEIFGDSEREATYEDLQKMKYMEQVIKEALRLYPSVPGICRKLDVDVKLKNYMIPAGTSTPIIPYIIHRNPEIFPNPEEFNPDHFLPEVAQTRHPFAYIPFSAGPRNCIGQRFALLEEKAVLASVLRKFKIQSLDRRESIDLMLQLILRPKHGIRVKLTPR; encoded by the exons ATGCTGTCCTTGATTGTTGCTTTGGTGTTAGCCATCTTCTTGCTACTTGTAATTCTCGCCATTGTATTTCCTTATGACTACACATGGATGTTTAGGAAGGCAGACTCTAAGAAGATCGAAATGATTCCCGGACCCAAACCCATGCCATTATTTGGAAACATACTTCTGTTCAACGTTCCAGCTCACC AGTTACTCAACGTGCTTCTACGTCTTCATAAAGAGTATTCTTCAACTTTCCGCATATGGGTAATGGGATTTCCTGAAGTTTTTATTACGGACCCGGATGATATAGAG ATTATTTTAAGCAGTAGGTCACACATTACAAAAAGTCTCGACTACAACCTCTTGCAACCTTGGCTGGGGACCGGATTACTCACCAGTTCAG GTGACAAGTGGCAGTCACATAGGAAGATCCTGACACCAGCGTTTCACTTCAAGATCCTTGAAGAATACGTGCAAGTGTTTAATTCGAACAGCAGAGTTCTTATTCAGAAACTTCAAGAAAACGTCGGAAAACCTTTTGTGGATATCAGTTCTTACGTCACAATGTGCACACTGGATATTATCTGCG AAACGGCAATGGGTATAACTGTTAATGCGCAGACTGGAGGACAGACTGATTACATCAAAGCAGTCAAAAG AATGTCAGAGCTGGTTGTGCATCGTCAGACAGCTCCTTGGTTACACAGACGTTCAGTTTTCAAACTGACACCATCTGGTCGAGAGCAAGGCCGAGTACTGAAGAAACTGCACGGATTCACTGAGCAA GTGATCAAAGAGAGACGGGCAGAATACAGAGCTGGAATTAACAGATTCTCGGTTGTCAACAACGGTTCATACGAAAATTCAG GTAAAAGAAAGCATATGACGTTTCTCGACCTGTTGATTGAAGTGTCAGAAAAGGAAGGATTATTGTCGGACACCGATATCAGAGAAGAAGTGGACACCTTCATGTTTGAG GGTCATGATACAACATCTGCGGCCATCTCGTGGGCCCTTTTCACCCTTGGATCACATCCTGAAATACAG GAAAATGTAATAAGAGAATTGGGTGAAATTTTTGGAGATAGTGAAAGGGAGGCTACATATGAGGATCTCCAGAAAATGAAATATATGGAGCAAGTCATCAAAGAAGCTCTGCGGCTCTATCCCAGTGTTCCAGGCATCTGCAGAAAACTTGACGTGGATGTTAAGCTAA AAAACTACATGATTCCTGCAGGAACGTCTactcctataattccatacatcaTACATCGGAATCCAGAGATATTTCCCAATCCTGAAGAATTCAACCCTGACCACTTCTTACCAGAAGTAGCTCAAACACGTCACCCGTTTGCCTACATTCCATTCAGCGCGGGTCCCAGAAACTGCATTG gTCAACGCTTTGCTCTGTTGGAAGAGAAGGCAGTGCTGGCTTCCGtgttaagaaaatttaaaattcaatccTTGGACAGAAGGGAAAGCATCGATCTCATGTTACAGTTAATACTAAGACCAAAACATGGCATCAGAGTTAAGTTAACTCCTAGATAA